The following is a genomic window from Pseudomonas promysalinigenes.
CACCCTGCGCCCCGTCAGCCCTCAAGACCACGCCGACTGGCTCGCCCTTTGGCAGAACTACCTGCGCTTCTACCAGACCGAACTCGCCGAAGAAGTGAGCCTTAGCACCTGGCAACGACTGCTCGACCCGAGTGAGCCAACCCACTCGACCCTGGCTTGGGTCGATGGCAAAGCGGTGGGCATGGTTAACTTCATCTACCATCGTTCCAACTGGAGCATCGAGAATTCCTGTTACCTGCAGGACCTCTATGTCGACAGTAGCCAGCGCGGCCTGGGTATTGGCCGCCAGCTGATCGAACATGTATACGCCACCGCAAGGGCTGCCGGCTGCATCAAGGTGCACTGGCTGACCCACGAAACCAAT
Proteins encoded in this region:
- a CDS encoding GNAT family N-acetyltransferase, yielding MANVTLRPVSPQDHADWLALWQNYLRFYQTELAEEVSLSTWQRLLDPSEPTHSTLAWVDGKAVGMVNFIYHRSNWSIENSCYLQDLYVDSSQRGLGIGRQLIEHVYATARAAGCIKVHWLTHETNATAISLYEQVAERPGFIQFRKGL